The proteins below are encoded in one region of Limnochorda pilosa:
- a CDS encoding DinB family protein: MDAFPEIVFKALSERPFQLLDLARKLPEGGFTWQPYPSVKSIRAILVHMLGAEEFWVEYVLRGQPRTERDPAAFPSPATLEEVWRPVRERTVAYLRGLGEEELARRHPLPWNQAERLTGQEIAWHVVTHEFHHKGQVCTRLAMLGVEVPDLDIF, encoded by the coding sequence ATGGACGCCTTTCCGGAGATCGTCTTCAAGGCGCTGAGCGAGCGCCCCTTTCAGCTCTTGGACCTGGCTCGGAAGCTCCCGGAAGGGGGCTTCACCTGGCAGCCGTATCCGTCGGTGAAAAGCATCCGGGCCATCCTGGTGCACATGTTGGGGGCAGAGGAGTTCTGGGTGGAGTACGTCCTGCGGGGGCAGCCGAGGACAGAGCGAGACCCGGCCGCCTTCCCATCGCCCGCTACCCTGGAGGAGGTCTGGCGGCCGGTGCGGGAACGAACCGTCGCCTACCTGCGTGGCCTGGGCGAGGAGGAACTGGCCCGCCGCCACCCGCTGCCCTGGAACCAGGCAGAGCGCCTCACCGGCCAAGAGATCGCCTGGCACGTGGTGACCCATGAGTTCCACCACAAGGGCCAGGTCTGCACCCGGCTGGCCATGCTGGGGGTGGAGGTCCCGGACCTGGACATCTTCTGA
- a CDS encoding Uma2 family endonuclease — MIDDKVYDVALTYDDYRRMPEGERYELLEGDLQLTPAPSPLHQRVSRRIQAALNDHVEKHGLGEVFNAPIDVVLSHTTVVQPDVLFIARERAGIVGAESISAAPDLVIEILSPSSTMRDQVTKRRLYGRYGVREYWIVDPEARSIEVCVHSGRELVTHGVWQAGMEMESPLLEGFRLAVAPIFA; from the coding sequence ACCTATGACGACTACCGGCGGATGCCCGAAGGGGAACGGTACGAGCTCCTGGAGGGGGACCTGCAGTTGACGCCGGCACCCAGCCCGCTCCATCAGCGTGTCTCGCGCCGCATCCAGGCGGCCCTCAACGACCACGTCGAGAAGCACGGCTTGGGCGAAGTCTTCAATGCCCCGATCGACGTGGTGCTCTCGCACACCACGGTCGTCCAGCCCGACGTTCTCTTCATTGCCCGGGAAAGGGCCGGAATCGTGGGCGCGGAGAGCATTTCCGCCGCGCCCGACCTGGTGATCGAGATCCTCTCCCCCTCCAGCACCATGCGCGACCAGGTCACCAAGCGGCGCCTCTACGGCCGCTACGGCGTGCGGGAGTACTGGATCGTCGACCCGGAGGCGCGAAGCATCGAGGTCTGCGTGCACAGCGGGCGCGAGCTCGTGACCCACGGCGTGTGGCAGGCGGGCATGGAGATGGAGAGCCCGCTCCTTGAGGGTTTCCGACTGGCTGTAGCCCCCATCTTCGCCTGA
- a CDS encoding heavy metal-binding domain-containing protein, with the protein MGDVLITTTPTVEGHPIQEYLGVVTGEAILGANVFRDLFAGLRDIVGGRSAAYEEELERARIIALREMEEKCRHLGGNAVVGVDLDYEVVGSNGSMLMVSASGTAVRLS; encoded by the coding sequence ATGGGGGACGTCCTCATCACCACCACCCCCACCGTGGAGGGGCACCCCATCCAGGAGTACCTGGGCGTGGTGACGGGCGAGGCGATCCTGGGAGCCAACGTCTTCCGGGACCTCTTCGCAGGGCTGCGGGACATCGTGGGCGGGCGGAGCGCCGCCTACGAGGAGGAGCTGGAGCGCGCCCGGATCATCGCCCTCCGCGAGATGGAGGAGAAGTGCCGGCACCTGGGCGGGAACGCGGTGGTGGGCGTCGACCTGGACTACGAGGTGGTCGGTTCCAACGGCAGCATGCTCATGGTCTCCGCCTCGGGCACGGCGGTGCGGTTGAGCTGA